One Triticum dicoccoides isolate Atlit2015 ecotype Zavitan chromosome 4B, WEW_v2.0, whole genome shotgun sequence genomic window carries:
- the LOC119291748 gene encoding uncharacterized protein LOC119291748: MMVYKIHSHAHILDLQASADQLGHSNKSMLVNLVSLESVRIACESYALLRQLINESWIWACSELKILLVVAGLSLEIQKLEHDVLPQLMVQEAKLEEGALEALLLMKNSAITLLDLRKCFQLSLGVLLAEEDLVLARVKELSIMLKDTADDVLKGNCDIVCLQERAQSLVKLVTDVLETPVRFCDPDEYSDE; this comes from the coding sequence ATGATGGTCTACAAAATCCACTCCCATGCCCACATCCTAGACCTGCAGGCCAGCGCCGATCAGCTGGGCCACTCCAATAAGTCCATGCTTGTGAATCTTGTCTCTCTGGAGTCGGTGCGCATAGCGTGCGAGTCGTATGCACTCCTCCGCCAGCTGATCAACGAGTCGTGGATCTGGGCATGCTCGGAGCTGAAAATCCTCTTGGTTGTGGCAGGCTTGTCGCTGGAAATCCAAAAGCTTGAGCATGATGTGTTACCCCAGCTCATGGTTCAGGAGGCCAAGCTGGAAGAGGGCGCCCTGGAAGCCCTCCTACTCATGAAGAACTCAGCAATTACGCTCTTAGATCTGAGGAAGTGCTTTCAGTTATCCTTGGGCGTATTGCTTGCCGAGGAGGATCTGGTCTTAGCCCGAGTCAAAGAGCTGAGCATAATGCTAAAGGATACTGCTGATGATGTACTCAAAGGTAATTGCGACATTGTCTGTCTTCAGGAGCGTGCCCAATCGCTGGTCAAGCTGGTCACCGATGTGTTGGAGACCCCGGTTCGTTTCTGTGATCCTGATGAGTATTCTGATGAGTAG
- the LOC119292885 gene encoding uncharacterized protein LOC119292885, protein MCGPPPLFPTHSPPHCLLSSSLSPLPTPISITARDLADRLRFAEVGGGGRFLLLFPETTTAGSRDCASRSPTAELESWLGARDGRPGVDTSPSASTSSRLEGEAGDQLVVVDDGHIRGALAHLQLRRSASRAGSDGHGTAARAPPPLSIVGNPVVGRSHRRREERGSWLASVRHDILSMEACNTPGASIVVAGRCSRLRAPCRSCSNQPKDTDLVQLHGGVSAAGC, encoded by the exons ATGTGTGGGC CTCCACCGCTTTTTCCAACCCATTCCCCTCCCCACTGCCTtctctcctcgtcactctcgccacTCCCCACTCCAATCTCCATCACCGCGCGGGACCTCGCCGACCGCCTCCGCTTCGCCGAGGTTGGTGGGGGAGGCCGGTTCCTGTTGCTGTTTCCAGAGACGACGACGGCGGGAAGCAGAGACTGCGCCTCAAGGTCTCCAACCGCCGAGCTGGAGAGTTGGTTGGGCGCGCGCGACGGCAGGCCGGGAGTCGACACCTCGCCGTCCGCCTCCACATCATCGAGGTTGGAGGGGGAGGCCGGGGACCAGCTGGTCGTCGTTGACGACGGGCATATTCGTGGTGCCCTAGCGCATCTGCAGCTTCGCCGATCTGCATCACGCGCCGGATCCGATGGCCATGGAACGGCAGCTCGCGCGCCTCCGCCTCTGTCTATAG TCGGCAATCCTGTTGTTGGTCGCTCGCATCGTCGGCGTGAGGAGCGGGGATCCTGGCTCGCCAGCGTTAGGCACGACATCCTGTCAATGGAGGCTTGCAACACGCCTGGCGCGAGCATCGTGGTAGCGGGTCGGTGCTCCCGCCTGCGTGCTCCATGCCGTTCATGCTCCAACCAGCCCAAAGACACGGATCTAGTGCAGCTCCACGGCGGCGTATCAGCGGCGGGCTGCTAG